In Campylobacter suis, the following proteins share a genomic window:
- a CDS encoding KdsC family phosphatase yields the protein MIEIIFLDIDGCMTDGKIVYGANGELLKAFDVKDGYAIESWLKLGKKVAIITGRSSDIVERRAEDLKITHVYQGVHDKFEVAKEILKFEGLSFENAAAIGDDYNDYKILNAVAMSFKPKDAIKELDVDIKLKHKGGAGAVREMIEIIIKKEDLFDEWSKRWL from the coding sequence ATGATAGAGATAATATTTTTAGATATTGATGGTTGTATGACTGATGGTAAGATAGTTTATGGTGCAAATGGCGAGCTTTTAAAGGCTTTTGATGTAAAAGATGGGTATGCTATTGAGAGTTGGCTAAAGCTTGGCAAGAAGGTCGCTATAATTACAGGCAGAAGCTCTGATATAGTTGAGCGACGCGCAGAAGATCTTAAAATAACACATGTTTATCAGGGCGTACATGATAAATTTGAAGTTGCAAAAGAGATACTAAAATTTGAAGGTTTAAGCTTTGAAAATGCCGCAGCCATAGGCGATGATTATAATGACTATAAAATTTTAAATGCCGTTGCTATGAGCTTTAAGCCAAAAGATGCGATAAAAGAGCTTGATGTTGATATTAAGCTAAAGCATAAGGGTGGCGCTGGAGCGGTGCGCGAAATGATCGAGATTATAATCAAAAAAGAAGATCT